GCGCTCCTGCCAGGGCCAGCACCAGGTGCTTAACTcactctcccccaccccgccccctctcccccTACCGTAGTAGGAGACCCTAGTCCCTTTTTCCCTTTTGAGTTTGCCCAAATAACAGCTTGGTTTCTATCATGTAGGGGTATAGCTCAGAGAAGAGGGGACAGATCTGGTTGGGAAGGAAACAAGACAAGACAGCTAACTCACCAGAGGCTGGTGAAGCCCCGCTGTGCTCAGAGCACCATACCACCGGAGCAGATCTGTGTCACTTGGCACCTCTTGGTCCTCTAGCAGAGGCCTCAGATCTAAGCTGCTTCATGTCTCAGCTTAAATAGGTACTACAACCTAACCAGTAGAGCAGTTTGCTGGTGCTGAATGGATTATTAGAAAATAGGTTTTAAAAGTAAACAGCAAAAGCACTAGTCATTAACTGAGCCAGGGGCTCTTGGGAGCAACCACAGGTCTCGGTGGAGGGGACCTCCAAAAGGAAAGCAGCATTCAGGTTGCCTTGACAACAAGCCCTTAGGGAAGTGCCCTGAGAGCCTAAGGGACCGTcagccctctttctccttctaccAGGACCCAGAGCCGAGTCACTTAGGGAGAAATACGTAGAACAGCAGCAGTCCATCAGCGAGGCAAATTTTGCCTCAAGTTGACTTTTTCCTGTACCCAGCACCCTACACAAGGACCCGACCCCAGGGAGGCACTGAACACCTGTCACGAACACGTTTTTTCTCTGGGGCAGACTTGTGAACAGGGCCTTGCCCACCTGAGCTGCCCTCACAGTGAGTGCTGGCCAAGGCCCTCTGAGAAGGTCACAGAACCTCTCTGTTGTATGAGTCAGGGGGGAAGCGGTCGAGGAGAGCCGAGGAAGACCACAATGGGCTGTGGTTCTTCACCAAAACTTGAGCTCTTGTTGGCCAGAGAACACGATCCCTGAAGGGTGGACAGCCAGACTTTCTAAGTTTCTTTCTGGGAACGCTCGTAGACACAGTGTCCTGAGCACCCACCTGCTCGGGAGGCACCTTGCAGGGCAGCTCTGGCCTGCGACCCAGCGTGTCACAGGTCGGGAGGGCACTCTGCAGTGTACCTTGGAACCGGCCCTCCTGCAAGTGCTCTAAATGGGATGAGGCCCACTCCTGCTTCCGGCAGGATGGCGTGGCTGTGCCTGCTGTGCCCCACTGACATGCTCTGACACCTGGCAATGGTGGCCAAAGCTCAAGTACAGAGACACAAACTTGCTTCAACACTTCTATATGAACTCGCGTATTCTCCTGAACACAGCTGAAGCCCAGAGCAGTGCTCCCCCCGCGCCTGTCCTGTTTATTTTAAATCACCAAGGTCTAAAAACCCCCAAACCCCAGCTCTTTCACTGACCTTGTGGAGAGGCACCCTCAGGCTCCACCTTAAGAATTCTCAAACCCACCTAGCTGTCCCCTGCGCTGCTGCGAGCAGGACCTGGAGAGCGTGGCTCGGCTCATGGGGCCAGGGGCTCCTAGGTGTTTGAGGGCTCATTTCTCTCGCTGGAGCTTTGTTCTCTCTCAGCCCCGATAACCACTGTTTGGGAACATCCAAACTACCACAGATATTCAATGGTATTTGTTCTATGGTAACAACTGCTGTATGACACTGACTTCGTTTGCCAGTGTTGGTCGTGCTACCTTGTCAGAGCCCTGACGACAGTGATCCTTCAAGCCACCTTGGCCTTCCAGCTCGGCATGGACGGCTTTGAGCTCTAGCACAGTCCAACACCTCCAAGAGGCCCTGACCTCCCAGGGGTCTCCACCTTCTCGGTACCTGGGCAGTGACATCACCACCTCTTCCTCACCTGCTGCACTTCCTGCAGCATCACAGAAACGTTCCAGCCAGGGGTTCTGTGCTCCCCACACAGCTAGGTACTCGGCACAGACCTCCCCTGCCAATACTATCAGCTCTGAACAACCAAAGGAAGAGCCGGAACTCAAGTTCAAGAACAAGCAAGGAAAGCTACTTCCCACCCTCCAGTCCAGCATCTGCCTCTAGTATCTCTGGGAGTTTGAGGCAGCTCTGTCTCCAActgggtgttgctgggtggacgCATAAGGCGAGAAAGAAAGCTGAATGAGAGGGAGTCCACATGGATCTGTGGCATCAGATCCCTGGGCATCAAAAAAGACTGCGCTACAAAACCACACAGCTACTAAAGACCACCTGCTTTCAAAAAGGCCTTAGGATTTGCCGCATTGTCCAACAGCTATAGTGCAAACTGATGAGGCATGTTTAGGGCAGAACCACCCAAACCAAAAACTCCACAGCTGCTGGCTCCAGACCTTAGGCGCTCACCCTTTACTGTGCATGAGCTCTGCTTAAGTCGGCATGGTATATATCCACCTGCCCTCTGCCACGATTAAAATCCAATGTGGATACAGTCCTGATTCAGCCCCAAGAGCTGAGGAGCTGTCATCAAAGCAGCAGGACTGAGACACACCAGGGCCAGAAAGATGACGTGGGGCGTTCTGTGCATGCAGTGGGGATGGTCTTCCATATTTGTGAAAACACTCGATTAAACCAGGACTCTGAACAGGATTAAAAATCCATCCTGACAAAGGCTTTACTGACAACTTTCCATACAGttagtcaaaaaataaaaaaatacagaacacgGCAGACATTTCTCATACACTAGAAATCAACATGGCAGGAGTCCCTTctcatcactgtaaaaaaatcccccaaacctAAGAACTTAGTTTTGGTGGAGAACAGCACTTTGTCCTCCACCGAATGAACCAAAACAACCCAGCAGAAAATTCAAACCAAGGGGGTAGGAGAGGTGGGgggcagatttttaaaataactgcttTTGTGACAAATGTGGAGCTGGCAGACAGGTCTGGGCTAGGCAGTGTCTTTCACTATAACTATCACCATATGTTCTTCCTCTAGCTTGCCCAGTGTCCTCAGTGCGGACTGGAGGTACTGCTGTGAGAAGTCACAGGGCGGGAAGGCGTAGAGCATGCCCGTGCTGTCTCTGCCCTTGGACCCCCCCACGGGCAGGCTAATCACCCCTGCCGCCTGCTTCTGTTTCAAGTAGGAGACCAGGTTCCTGAGAAGCCGCCTCTGCAGGCCTGGCTCCACCAGGGGCGTCCCCTCAGTGCCAGGCCCGCTGGAGGTGGCCTGGGTGGCTAGCAGCACCGCGTAGCCATTAGGGCTCCCCTGCTTAATGCGCCGCGTGACCTCATCGAGCTTGGGCTGGTCCAGTCGCAGACGCTGGGCAATCTTCAGCTGGGTCAGCTTATTCCCGGAGGTGTGGTCTTTGAGGAGACCACTGATCACCCCCTGATCCCCCTCGAGGATGTGCATAGATGTTGGGAAGCAGCTGTTTTTCAACACTAGAAGCCCGTTCCAACCCAGCTGCAGCGTCTGGGCATACTCAGACAGATTCTTGAGCTTTTTGGTCTCGTGTTTTGGCTCTTCCAGGGGCTTCGGTTCAGCCTCAGTGGTCCGATGATTGCGCTCGCTCTCGCGTGTCTTCTTCCCGTGGGAAGAATCCGGAGcctcatggtggtggtggtggccccGCTCCTCAGCCCCGTGCCTGCTGTTGCTGAGGGAGTTGCTGCTTGACTCCTTGGTCCCTTCACTGGAGTGATTCTCCTTACGGCTGCGCTCAGGGGTGCGGTCAGAGCCCCGGTCAGCCTGCTGCCCACCGCCCTTGGTCCTGCTCCGCTCCTCATAAGGGGAGTGGGTTCTCCCACGGTCACTGGAAAGGCTCCTCCGCTTCCGCCTCTCCTCCCAGGGCTTGGGCAGGCCCCggtccccatcccctccccagcGCTCCCCACTCCGGCTGCGCACAGAACGGCTGTAGCCCTCCAGGCTGTTTCGGCGGTCGGAGCTTTTACCAGGGCTGGTCCAGCCTCCTTCCAAAAAGGTCCGGTCTCGGTCCGAGTACAGGAGGTGTGGGGGGGTCCTGTCACGCACCCGCAGGTCAGCATCCAGGTTTCGGTGCCGCGTGTACCCGTCTGGAAGAAGCTCATAATGCACAGGGAGAGCGGAGGGCTGGTACTGTTGGGGATACCGAGTCTCCTCTGCTTTGGCAAAATCCACACGCAGCCTGCGATCTGGACCACCCAGTGGAAAGCCCCTCATTTTAGCACAGGCAGCCTGGGCTGCATCCAGACTCTCGTACTGGATGTAGGCAAAACTGTCTCCTTTGACATGATCGATGGTCCGAATGCTCCCAAAGCGGTCAAACTCCCGGGCCAGTGCAGCTAGTGAGGTGTTAGGTCCCAGACCCCCCACCCAGAGGCGAGTGGTGGGGTTGGCCTTGCCATAGCCGATCTTAATAGGGTTGCGGCCAATCACCCGACCCGACATGGCCACCTTGGCCCTGTGTGCCATGTCCAGGTTCTGGAACTTGAGGAAGGCATACGCACCTCCCTGGCCACGGGCAGGTCTCTTGATAACCACCTCCTCAATGATGCCATACTTTTCGAAGGCCCGTCGCAGCTCCACCTCCGACACGCTGTGGTCCAGGTTCCCAATGAAGAGGTTGCGCGTGGCCCGCTGGTCGTCCTCGGGCATCAGGTCTTCCTCACACACAGCCGGGTATCCATAGGGGCGCCCCCGGTCGTCGTACAGCCCGTAGTAGTCCAGAGCCCGCTCCCGGGACAGCCccacggcggcggcggcggcagcatcCAGGGCAAAGGCTGCGGCGGCATGGCGGGCGCGGGGCTCCCGCAAGGGCGGGGCGGCCACGGGGGACAGCGAGCGCTGCTTGTACTGGTAGCCTCCGTGCAGCGGCAGGTAGCTGAGCGGGTCGGTGGGGGCAGGCGGCCCCGGGGGCGGCGTGGAGGCAGcggcgctgctgctgctgctcctccgGCTGctcccgccgccaccgccgcgcAGGTACACGGGCTCCACCTTGAGCGGGCGGTCGTAGAGCAACAGCTGGCGGGCCAGCGCGTGCTGGCGGGCCTCGCGCGCGTCCTGTGGGTGCCGGAAGTTCACGTAGGCCACGCGGCCCAGCTCCGGCGTGTGCGACAGGCGCAGGCTGATTTCGCCGAAGCGCTTGAACTGATGGAACAGCCGGTCTTCTAGGTGCTCGGCGGGCAGCGCGGGGCTCAGGCTGCTGATGAGCAGTGTCTTGTACTCAGGCGCGGCCGCCGAGGAGCCGGGGCCCGTGGGCTCCGCTCCCGGCGGGGGCGGAGGCGGCGGCAGAGGGGACGAACGGGGCGAAGCGCCTGAAGTGCCGGGGTCTCCTGAGGCCTTACCACCGCGTCCCCCGCAGCCGGCGCCCGAGCCCGAGGAGCGGCCGCTGCTCGCACGGTGATTGGCGTCCCCGGCGCCGCGGCCGTCACGATGCCCACCCCCGCCGGCCCCACTCCCGCGGGGTTTGTCGCGGGTCCGCGTCGGAACCGGGTGTTTGGCGCCGCCCGAGGCCTTGTGCGCTGCGCGCCGCCCGCCCGCCTCTGCCTCCCGTTCGCGCTCCCGCGGCCGCTTAGCTGACGATGACGAGCCGCGCCCGCTTGGGCTCGAGTCTCGTTCACTCTGCCTCTTCATGGCGCTGGCgcagcgggcgggcgggcggcccgCAGGCCCCTcacagcggcggcggcggcggcggcagcggcagccGAGGAGGCAGCGCCCCCGGCGCCGCCATCTTGGACAAAAGGACTCGGCGCGGCGGCGGGGCGGGACGGGAGCGGCGCCCAGAGGCTGGGCGTCGCGTTGTCAGGCTGCGCCGGCGGTGCCACGTGACCAGAGGTGGGCGGGGCGAAAGCTACATTGGCCTGCGTCATCGGACTGCGCCGCTCCATGCCACGTGACCCAGTGGTAGTAGGGTGAGCGCAGCCCGGCGGCGAGCTTTCGTGCTATCATGTGGCCAATGTGCGGGACTACGCTGAAATCAGTCCTCGCGAGAGCCGGGCTAACTCGCACCGCGTATGACCCTGCCGTCTGTGCTAGCGGCGGTCCCGGCGGTTGACCCAGAAGCCCCTTTGCATAGCATCCTTCCCCGCCCCGTCTCCACCGCGGCGTTTCCTGAGTGCGGTCCAGGGCCAACAACTCCGAGGATTGGATTACGCCGCCTCGTAAGCCCCGGGCAGGGCTCACGGCTCACAGCTCGGGATTCTACGCTCAGGTTCACTTGCAGCGCAGCGCCACCCACCCAGAACTGGGAGGTCCAGGTCCAGGCCCGGAAACCTGGTAACACAGGTGCAGTCTTTGGAGTGGAGACAGGCTCCTTGGCGCTGGACAGCGGGCTGCAAGGGCGCAGAGAAGGCCAAATCCACTAACTACAGATCGCCACTCTTACCTCTCTCAGTGGCTGGGGCCCTCCTACCCACGTCCAGGGGCAGGACCTCCTCCTCCGGGTGAAGAGGGTGTGAGGTGAGCCTGTGAGAGGAGATGGTGGCTCGGCAGAACCTGACCCTTCAGCCAGGGAAACCGTGGGGTGGGGAAAGCGCATCACTCGCCTTCCTCCCACAACCGGAAAGCAGCTCCCAGGTGCAAGGGGGGAAAGGCCTTACAAGGAACACCTGTAACACTGCGTGACCTCTTGGAATCTGCTTCCAGAAAGGAGTTAAGCCCTTTATAGCCATGGAGGTCAGCCCTAGGGTAGCTGGGCTGTTTCCCTTGTTCAGTGGCCTGGTGGGCATACAAACCCTGGGAACACAGACCTAGGTGGTAAGCTGAGGCAGCTCCATCTTCTAAGACTTCTGGCTCCACCCCTGGATTTTCCCAGCACCTTTCATGGGCTCAGGACACTGTGCTTATCAGATTTTCACAGCCCACCTAATTCCCTTAATCAGGGAAGTCTAGGCCTAACAGTGGTTCAACTTTCTTGCTTTCATCTCAGACGTGCTGCTAAGCATCAGTGGATGTGACAGCAAGCTGTAATTATTGAGGTCCCTTATGTTGGAAAATTGAATTCAGAAACTGCAAGAGATCTGAGGGCTGAGCAAGTCCTTGGAAAGAACTGCTTCTTAGTCCTTCCCTTCAGGTGGTCTCTCTCTGCAGGCCCAAGGGGCAGAGGTGTTTCCATCGAACCACAGCTCATGCAGACAGTTGGTTTTCCCAAGCACCAACCCCACCGAGAGCAGAGCAACTAAAAACCAGATCTGCAGACAAGCCTCGAGGACCTCAACTGTTAAGACGTATCTTGGGTAAAGATAAAAGGGCAGCCTCACTGGCCCTTTTGAACAAATTGACCCGTTAGTCTTATAAAACCCCAGCAGGCCTCAGAGGCTTGGAACAGATACTGGCCCACAAACTTGAATGAGCAAGTAGAGGCCGGACTGGACAATGGAAGAGTAGTAGCCAGGCCAAGAGCATCTTTAGAAATGTGACAGTTACCTAAGTCTTTATTGCAGAAAACTCCTCGGCCAGGATATAAGCCCCTCCCTTGCACATCAGACTCAAACCCTTCTGCCATGCAAGAAGCTGTGCAGCCTGCAACCTCCAGCCCCTCAGAGGGCAAGACAGGCACTACAGGCCGGGGAATCAAGCCTAGCCTCCTCCTGGGCTCCCCGCAGCCCTGCACAACCCACAGCCTCCGCCCGCGTCCCACCCTGGCATCTCAGCACTGATGATTATGCCAGAAAACTCTGTAAACTGGAAAGCGTAAGTCGGTGAGAATCTTCACTGGGAGTAAGACCCTATTTCAGCATTCACTTTAATTCTCCAAGGACAGCtagaaattttctttaataaaaaacccccaaacataCACACTGAAGCCCTAGAGAAAACCAGGAACAGAAGGAAGTGAACCCCCCGACCACAGGGCGCTGGAGAGACACCATCACCAGGAAAGCTCCAGGCTTCACACCTGACACTGTCAGGAGCCggcctaaaaaataaattacaaaacgCTGTTTAGGGAAGACACAGCTGAACTGTTTTTTTCCCTCAGGTGCAGCAGGGATCAGGCAGACTACAAATCAGTCCGTGAACTGGCTGCCTTGGGGGCGTATTTAGGCATCAGTTCGTTAATCTTCCGGATGTAGTCAGACTTTTCTGCACAGCCTTTGCACGTCTCCCCCCAGTCGTCCAAGATTTTCTTTAGCTCTTTAACTCGGAGCTTCTTTAGGTCCACTGTGCTCAGGTCGATCTGCTTGTCtggagaagagagcaagagagtaaCCAGCTGGGTGGGGGCAGCCCCAGTCTGGGTCCCCGTGCACAGCCAAACCACCCCTTAAACAAACAGCTTTAACGGTCGTGGGGGAGACAGTTCTAGATGCACACAGGTATGTCGGCACTCACTGCCCCCAAGGGGGGGGGGTCCTTCCCCCAGGAAGGCTGGTCTCATGCTGGCCGTGTCCACCTGCTACTTAGTGTTGCCAGGGACAGGAATGGAGGTCACATGGCCATTACAGAAGGAATGTGGCTCCCACTCCCCCAGGTGCCTCTTAAATGATGGTGGAGATCAAGTTACTATAGAATGACAATTCCAGGGGGGCAGAGCAGATAAGATTCCCTAGCCACAATTTCCCAACACAGgccctggtcaggcccaagtcaGGAGCTTATTGCCCATGACCACTTGTGACCACAGAGAGACCCTGAGACAGCCACCCCTCTGCCAGGATCACTCCCAGAGGTCCTGTGTCCTTGACACAAGTGGGTGAACACAGGCCTTTGGACACTCAAGTCACAATAAAACACACTGACATTTTATAGAAGATGACAATTCCTGGCCCTGACTTTCTTTCCACCAGAGACCTACTCAGCAGGAGACGCTGTGGGCCCTCAACACCTGGCTGGCCTGCTGAGACACAGCACTTCTTTTCAAAACTTGAATGGTCGCTGGGCCTGCAGAGCCTGCAGCCAGGACAATCCTGACCAACGCAAGGGATGTCAGACCATAACTTCCCCTTGTCTGCCATGTCCCCAACTTTGCCCAGCCAGATCTTCCTTCACCAGCCTGCAAGGCCTTCTCTGATCTGTCCACCAGCCACGGCACTGGCTGCCTTTGGACTGCCTTTTCGGTAATGCTCTTCCATCCCCTTGGCTAATGCCCCACCTCCTTCAAAGTTTGCTGGAAAGTCCCCTCAATGAGATCTCTTCTGACCTGCACCCCCACACCCCATTTCACCCCACCTACCATATTTAACTGTCTAGCTCCTCACGGCTCCAGTTCAGCACCCAGCTCACAGGCAAGCCCCATAATGCCCTGGGGCCAGCAGAGCCTGGCCACACTCACCATACTTGAGCTCGCATATCTGGCTGTCTTTCTTCTTGAGCTTCTCACATATCTTCTCCACAGGGATGTGGTGGGCCAGAGGCTTCGACACCTCATTGATGATCTTGGTGGCTGCATCATCTGTGGCCCCAATGTAGTAGCACTGCAGCAAGAAAAGACAATGGCCTTCAGTAGGTGCCACTTGAGAGCCGTCTCCTCCAAAACATAATGACATctcaaaaaaaatcttcattttctGCCGGGGCCTCATTTTCCCAGGCCCTGCCTGCATTAGCAGTCAGGAGGGGGTCAGTGTAAGCCCCACACTCTAAATACAGGCTCGGTCCCAGAGCTAACAGTCACGAGTTTAAGCGTCACCATGGTTTAAGCctttaaacagagacagacaaaccAGACTGCCAGGGAAATTAAAGCTTTAAAAGCCACCGTTTCTTTGGGGTTCCTGTTCTCAATTTGACCCTGGCCCACCCTGTGTACACTTTGTCACACATGCCAAGCTCATTCTGGCCTCTGGGCACTCACACTGGCCATTCCCTCCACCTGGGATGCTCTTTCACATGACTGTTGCTCAGCGAGATTCTTGAGTCTTCTGTCTGTGCCGCCCCTCTCTACCACACTACCCACTTCTTCACCACACCCACTCCCCTGCATTACTTCTTTGCCTCACTCACTGTTCTCTCCTGATattcccagtgcccagcacacagcaggCGCTCAGTCAATACTAACAGGTTAAGAAACAGGACAACTACAGAGAAACCACTTCAGTACGACATTAGTTCACTGACCGACCTAATTCGGGCCTCCCCAGCAGACAAGTGGCCAGGCCTTTTATCCAGGCCTGCGAAGCAGAGGGTGAAACGCAGCCCATGACAACTAGGGAGGGTCACCAGCTAACTTACCAACCGATTCTCTTTGCCTCTCGCTTCGCGGCAGAACTTGACAAGCTCTTTCTCCACAGAGGCTGGTGAGAACGTGACATCTCTGTCTTTAAGGTCCTGGTAAAATCTTTCCAGGTAGGAAACACACACTGgaagaaagaggacagagagatgcTCAGCCATCACCCAGCTGCACCCCAAtccagcaggaggcagagagaggccttTCCATCACCGGTTTCCTCTGGTGCCCCCAACTGGCCAGAACCCAGCTCCTGGGCGCTGGGGTCCCCGGGACGGGTCACCCAGGGCGTGCGGGCCAAGGACCGCCAAACGCCCGGAAcagctcctctctgcctctgccataAAGTTTAAGCCGAGACCGAACGTGGCCCTGAGACGGACTCACTGTGACGTTAGAAACGGGCAAACTGGAGGCCGGAATAAAGATCCAAACGCAGCTCATTTCCAAACACCACGGCGGACCCGAG
This window of the Saccopteryx bilineata isolate mSacBil1 chromosome 10, mSacBil1_pri_phased_curated, whole genome shotgun sequence genome carries:
- the MANF gene encoding mesencephalic astrocyte-derived neurotrophic factor → MRARRVGGRRGSPANRELRRTARTWRPGSAAQPGSGRSSVGRRQRWWWRRRRRRMWATHGLAVALALSVLPGGRSLRPGDCEVCVSYLERFYQDLKDRDVTFSPASVEKELVKFCREARGKENRLCYYIGATDDAATKIINEVSKPLAHHIPVEKICEKLKKKDSQICELKYDKQIDLSTVDLKKLRVKELKKILDDWGETCKGCAEKSDYIRKINELMPKYAPKAASSRTDL
- the RBM15B gene encoding putative RNA-binding protein 15B, whose translation is MKRQSERDSSPSGRGSSSSAKRPREREREAEAGGRRAAHKASGGAKHPVPTRTRDKPRGSGAGGGGHRDGRGAGDANHRASSGRSSGSGAGCGGRGGKASGDPGTSGASPRSSPLPPPPPPPGAEPTGPGSSAAAPEYKTLLISSLSPALPAEHLEDRLFHQFKRFGEISLRLSHTPELGRVAYVNFRHPQDAREARQHALARQLLLYDRPLKVEPVYLRGGGGGSSRRSSSSSAAASTPPPGPPAPTDPLSYLPLHGGYQYKQRSLSPVAAPPLREPRARHAAAAFALDAAAAAAVGLSRERALDYYGLYDDRGRPYGYPAVCEEDLMPEDDQRATRNLFIGNLDHSVSEVELRRAFEKYGIIEEVVIKRPARGQGGAYAFLKFQNLDMAHRAKVAMSGRVIGRNPIKIGYGKANPTTRLWVGGLGPNTSLAALAREFDRFGSIRTIDHVKGDSFAYIQYESLDAAQAACAKMRGFPLGGPDRRLRVDFAKAEETRYPQQYQPSALPVHYELLPDGYTRHRNLDADLRVRDRTPPHLLYSDRDRTFLEGGWTSPGKSSDRRNSLEGYSRSVRSRSGERWGGDGDRGLPKPWEERRKRRSLSSDRGRTHSPYEERSRTKGGGQQADRGSDRTPERSRKENHSSEGTKESSSNSLSNSRHGAEERGHHHHHEAPDSSHGKKTRESERNHRTTEAEPKPLEEPKHETKKLKNLSEYAQTLQLGWNGLLVLKNSCFPTSMHILEGDQGVISGLLKDHTSGNKLTQLKIAQRLRLDQPKLDEVTRRIKQGSPNGYAVLLATQATSSGPGTEGTPLVEPGLQRRLLRNLVSYLKQKQAAGVISLPVGGSKGRDSTGMLYAFPPCDFSQQYLQSALRTLGKLEEEHMVIVIVKDTA